The proteins below come from a single Sulfurihydrogenibium sp. genomic window:
- the queA gene encoding tRNA preQ1(34) S-adenosylmethionine ribosyltransferase-isomerase QueA has translation MKLSDFDYHLPKELIAKYPAQPRDSCRLMVLNRKDKTIEHRVFRDVIDYLKPGDTLVLNNTKVIPARLIGKKEKTNANIEVFLLRPVEDNIWEALIKNVRRLKKNQKIIISDDFYVEFLDRDDEKAIVKIHSKDIKSDLEKYGHVPLPPYIERQDEEKDKDYYQTVFAEKEGSVASPTAGLHFTKELLEKIKEKGVNIAYITLHVGLGTFKPVKTEDITKHKMHEEYFTIPKETLEMIKKTKENKKSVVAVGTTVVRALETYGKFGKTEGFTDIFIYPPYEFKIVDKLITNFHLPKSTLLMLVSAFADRDFILRAYNEAVKERYRFFSYGDAMLIV, from the coding sequence ATGAAACTTTCAGATTTTGACTATCACCTTCCAAAAGAGCTTATAGCAAAATATCCGGCCCAGCCAAGAGACTCTTGCAGACTTATGGTTTTAAACAGAAAAGATAAAACCATAGAACATAGAGTATTTAGAGATGTTATTGATTACTTAAAGCCGGGAGATACCTTAGTTTTAAATAATACAAAAGTTATTCCTGCGAGATTGATCGGTAAAAAAGAAAAAACAAACGCAAACATTGAGGTTTTTTTACTTAGACCTGTTGAAGATAACATTTGGGAAGCTTTGATAAAAAACGTAAGAAGACTAAAAAAGAATCAAAAAATAATAATATCAGATGATTTTTATGTTGAATTTTTAGATAGAGATGACGAGAAAGCTATCGTAAAAATACATAGTAAAGATATTAAATCCGATTTAGAAAAGTATGGACATGTACCACTTCCACCCTATATAGAAAGGCAAGATGAAGAGAAAGATAAAGATTATTATCAAACAGTGTTTGCAGAAAAAGAAGGTTCGGTAGCATCTCCAACAGCCGGACTTCATTTTACAAAAGAGTTATTAGAAAAAATAAAAGAAAAAGGTGTAAACATTGCTTACATAACTCTTCATGTTGGACTTGGAACGTTTAAGCCTGTAAAAACGGAAGATATTACAAAACATAAGATGCATGAAGAATACTTTACAATTCCAAAAGAAACCTTAGAGATGATAAAAAAAACCAAAGAAAATAAAAAATCCGTTGTAGCTGTTGGAACAACTGTAGTTAGAGCATTAGAGACTTACGGCAAATTTGGAAAGACCGAAGGTTTTACAGATATCTTTATATATCCACCCTATGAGTTTAAAATCGTTGACAAGCTCATCACAAACTTTCATCTTCCAAAATCAACCCTTTTAATGTTAGTCTCTGCATTTGCAGATAGAGATTTTATATTAAGAGCTTACAACGAGGCTGTAAAAGAAAGATACAGATTTTTCAGCTACGGCGATGCTATGCTGATTGTTTAA
- a CDS encoding DUF2905 domain-containing protein produces the protein MDSIGKTLIFIGFFIILVGILLLFIEKLPLGLGRLPGDILIKRDNFTFYFPLTTSIILSILLTLILTLISKLSK, from the coding sequence ATGGATAGCATAGGCAAAACTCTCATTTTTATAGGCTTTTTTATAATCTTAGTAGGCATTCTTCTATTATTCATAGAAAAACTACCACTTGGCTTAGGTAGACTACCCGGAGATATCTTAATCAAACGAGATAACTTTACCTTTTATTTTCCATTAACAACTTCTATAATCTTAAGTATTTTACTAACACTAATCTTAACTCTCATCTCTAAATTATCAAAATAA
- the kdsA gene encoding 3-deoxy-8-phosphooctulonate synthase: MFTIIAGPCVIESKEICFEVAQVLKSLQEKHKNVRFVFKSSFDKANRSSVDSFRGKGLEYGLAVLKDVKDTFNLPVLTDIHESYQAKPVAEVVDILQIPAFLCRQTDLLLAAAETGREINVKKGQFLAPWDTKNIVEKLKFGGATKIYLTERGTTFGYNNLVVDFRGLPIMRQYAPVIYDATHSVQLPGGLGKASGGQREFAYPLAKAAISVGVDGLFFETHPDPDKALSDGPNQIPLKEFPNIVENLLKLREFILENGI, from the coding sequence ATGTTTACAATAATAGCAGGTCCATGTGTAATAGAAAGTAAAGAGATATGTTTTGAAGTTGCCCAAGTTTTAAAATCCCTTCAAGAAAAACATAAAAATGTAAGATTTGTATTTAAATCTTCTTTTGATAAGGCAAACAGAAGTAGCGTAGATTCTTTTAGAGGTAAAGGCTTAGAGTATGGTTTAGCTGTTTTAAAAGATGTAAAAGATACTTTTAACCTTCCGGTGCTGACTGATATTCATGAAAGCTATCAAGCAAAACCTGTGGCGGAGGTGGTAGATATTTTGCAAATTCCTGCATTTTTATGTAGACAGACAGATTTACTGCTTGCGGCGGCAGAAACAGGCAGAGAGATAAATGTAAAAAAAGGACAGTTTTTAGCACCTTGGGATACTAAAAACATTGTTGAAAAGCTTAAATTTGGCGGAGCAACAAAGATTTACCTAACAGAAAGAGGAACAACCTTTGGATATAACAATCTTGTTGTAGATTTTAGAGGCTTGCCAATCATGAGACAGTATGCACCTGTCATTTACGATGCAACCCATAGTGTACAACTTCCGGGAGGACTTGGGAAGGCGTCGGGTGGTCAAAGAGAGTTTGCATATCCACTAGCAAAAGCTGCCATCTCTGTTGGCGTTGATGGATTATTCTTTGAAACCCATCCAGACCCAGACAAAGCCTTGTCAGATGGACCAAATCAAATACCGCTAAAAGAATTTCCCAATATTGTAGAAAATTTATTAAAACTAAGAGAGTTTATTCTTGAAAATGGGATTTAA